The Sulfurospirillum halorespirans DSM 13726 genome has a window encoding:
- the nuoL gene encoding NADH-quinone oxidoreductase subunit L, with product MSALLAGIVLAPLLSSVLIGLLYMLSITKIPLAKKWFTLPALFAPFLSFCFGLVAFLEVAKSGVALHFEPYLWLSVGEYKIYMGFLGDKLSLFMVLFITFVGWLIHLYATAYMSDDKGYGKFFFYFNLFLSSMLLLVLADGPLIMFIGWEGVGLCSYLLISFYFQDNSNVVAGNKAFIVNRVGDLGFLVGLAILFFYCGDAGFSYPTIAHQVVSMPSSLLQIVGIALFIGAMGKSAQIPLYVWLPDAMAGPTPVSALIHAATMVTAGVYMVARFSFLYDLIPNIGLFIAYIGAFSALFAAVIATKQSDIKKILAYSTMSQLGYMFIAVGLGAYSSALFHVFTHAFFKALLFMGAGAVIIALHHEQNIFKMGKMRRVTPVVYLTMLMATLAISGIPPFAGFFSKDEILLVAFASGEYVIWGIAVCSAVLTAYYMFRLFFVVFEGKNALHVNPPHDVSWVMKAPLVVLALGSLLAGFMGLPSLLGGSHLLGSWLGEWGMRAISVSHETEWLLLGLNVAISLLGIGIAYQKFYGYDLSSHKEAKGIVYNKFYIDEIYDVLFVRSIRKLSEFIAVGLDVNIVDRVIMGLSHGFIKLGHVVALVQNANVRFYALIMMLGISVASCYLIWAVE from the coding sequence ATGAGCGCTCTTCTAGCAGGAATTGTTTTAGCGCCACTGCTCTCTTCGGTGTTGATCGGACTTTTGTATATGCTGAGCATCACCAAAATACCTCTGGCTAAAAAATGGTTTACCCTGCCTGCACTCTTTGCGCCATTTTTGAGTTTTTGCTTTGGTCTCGTTGCCTTTTTAGAGGTTGCGAAAAGTGGTGTTGCGTTGCATTTTGAGCCCTATTTATGGCTAAGTGTAGGTGAATACAAAATCTACATGGGCTTTTTGGGCGACAAACTCTCTTTATTTATGGTGCTTTTTATCACCTTTGTGGGATGGTTGATCCACCTGTACGCCACCGCGTATATGAGCGATGACAAAGGCTATGGCAAATTTTTCTTCTACTTCAACCTCTTTTTAAGTTCGATGCTTCTGCTCGTCCTTGCCGATGGGCCGCTCATTATGTTTATTGGTTGGGAAGGGGTAGGGCTTTGTTCGTATTTGCTCATTAGCTTTTACTTCCAAGATAACTCCAACGTTGTGGCGGGCAATAAAGCGTTCATTGTCAACCGTGTGGGCGATCTTGGCTTTTTGGTAGGATTGGCGATTCTCTTTTTTTACTGCGGCGATGCAGGGTTTAGCTATCCCACTATTGCGCACCAAGTCGTTTCCATGCCTTCTTCCTTACTCCAAATCGTAGGCATTGCGCTCTTTATCGGTGCGATGGGCAAATCGGCTCAAATTCCACTCTACGTCTGGTTGCCCGATGCCATGGCAGGCCCAACGCCTGTTTCAGCGCTGATTCATGCCGCAACGATGGTAACAGCAGGCGTTTACATGGTTGCGCGCTTCTCCTTTTTGTATGATCTCATTCCAAATATTGGACTTTTCATTGCCTACATTGGCGCGTTTAGTGCGCTTTTTGCCGCGGTAATTGCGACGAAGCAGAGCGATATTAAAAAGATTTTAGCCTATTCAACGATGTCGCAACTGGGCTATATGTTTATCGCCGTGGGGTTGGGTGCGTATAGTAGCGCGCTTTTTCATGTTTTTACCCACGCTTTTTTCAAAGCGCTTCTTTTTATGGGCGCAGGTGCAGTCATCATCGCGTTGCACCATGAGCAAAATATCTTCAAGATGGGCAAAATGCGCCGTGTCACACCGGTGGTGTACCTCACGATGCTGATGGCAACCTTAGCGATCAGCGGGATTCCTCCTTTTGCTGGCTTTTTCAGTAAAGATGAGATTTTACTCGTCGCGTTTGCAAGTGGTGAATACGTCATTTGGGGTATTGCTGTGTGTAGCGCTGTTTTGACCGCGTACTATATGTTCCGACTCTTTTTTGTCGTTTTTGAGGGTAAAAATGCTTTACATGTAAATCCTCCGCACGATGTCTCTTGGGTGATGAAAGCCCCTCTTGTTGTGCTGGCTTTGGGTTCGCTTTTGGCAGGCTTTATGGGCTTACCTTCACTTTTAGGCGGAAGCCATCTGCTTGGTTCGTGGCTTGGTGAATGGGGCATGAGAGCGATAAGCGTAAGCCATGAAACCGAGTGGCTTTTACTCGGTCTTAATGTTGCTATTTCACTTCTTGGCATTGGCATCGCGTATCAAAAATTCTATGGGTACGATCTTTCAAGCCACAAAGAAGCCAAAGGCATTGTCTACAATAAGTTTTATATCGATGAAATTTATGATGTTTTGTTTGTGCGCTCCATTCGAAAACTCAGCGAATTCATCGCGGTGGGATTGGATGTCAACATTGTCGATCGCGTCATTATGGGGCTGAGCCATGGTTTTATCAAACTAGGGCATGTGGTCGCACTGGTGCAAAATGCCAATGTCCGCTTTTATGCGCTTATTATGATGCTCGGCATCAGTGTCGCGTCATGCTATTTGATTTGGGCGGTGGAGTAA
- a CDS encoding complex I subunit 4 family protein yields MNIGILSIIIFLPMVVALVLMVAPFSSRITRNAAFGVSLTIFALALYIYTHFELTGALQFKEFYPWIKSYGISYSLGIDGFSLIILMLIATLIPSAYLLLWNNARSKSYWISMLFIQSGISGTLFSLDLFLFYFFWEAMLLPVFMIIGLFGSGNRVFSTLKITIYTIMGSLFMFVSILYLGVAHYYEFGVWSFALSDLVNITTIAREQKIFLFFGFMLAFAIKIPLFPFHSWLLQTYSNSPTGGVFLLSSIMAKLGVYALVRFMMPLFPDLFVEFSIYFVALGIFGLVYFGIAAICQMNIKKMFAYSSASHLGFITAGVFALNVQGMMGSAFLIVAHAIATGGLFLLVGVMERHLGIRSLSALGGIATKAPWFTLFFAIMLFCTVGIPGTNGFVAELLIVLGIFHYNPYLGVLSALTVLVAASYMFWVFQKAVLVKSDNDVSNMKDLTLYEILGLLPLAVLIIAMGVYPDLFLYKIEPTLQHYLIDILHVGVK; encoded by the coding sequence ATGAATATCGGCATCCTTTCAATCATCATTTTTCTACCCATGGTCGTAGCACTCGTGTTGATGGTAGCACCTTTTTCTTCGCGCATCACGCGCAATGCCGCGTTTGGCGTTTCGCTCACCATCTTCGCATTGGCACTTTACATCTACACCCATTTTGAGCTCACGGGCGCGCTTCAATTTAAAGAATTTTACCCGTGGATCAAGAGTTATGGCATCTCGTACAGCCTTGGCATTGATGGTTTTTCGCTGATTATTTTGATGCTGATTGCCACGCTGATTCCGAGTGCATACCTGCTTTTATGGAACAATGCGCGCTCTAAAAGTTACTGGATCAGCATGCTCTTTATCCAATCGGGCATCAGCGGTACGCTCTTTTCGCTTGATCTCTTTTTATTCTACTTTTTCTGGGAAGCGATGTTACTGCCCGTATTTATGATTATCGGTCTGTTTGGTTCGGGCAATCGCGTCTTTTCAACGCTGAAAATCACGATTTACACCATTATGGGTTCGCTCTTTATGTTTGTGAGCATTCTCTATTTGGGTGTGGCGCACTATTATGAATTTGGTGTTTGGAGCTTCGCACTCTCAGATTTGGTCAATATCACGACCATTGCGCGTGAGCAAAAAATCTTTCTCTTTTTTGGATTTATGCTCGCTTTTGCGATTAAGATTCCACTCTTTCCGTTTCACTCATGGTTGCTTCAAACCTACTCCAACTCGCCTACGGGTGGCGTTTTCTTACTCTCATCCATCATGGCAAAATTAGGCGTGTACGCGTTGGTTCGTTTTATGATGCCCCTTTTCCCCGACCTCTTTGTCGAGTTCTCGATCTATTTTGTCGCACTTGGCATTTTTGGATTGGTCTATTTTGGCATCGCCGCGATTTGTCAAATGAACATCAAAAAGATGTTTGCCTATTCGTCCGCTTCGCACCTAGGATTCATCACCGCGGGTGTTTTTGCGCTTAATGTGCAAGGCATGATGGGAAGTGCCTTTTTGATCGTCGCGCACGCTATCGCTACGGGTGGACTTTTCTTATTGGTTGGTGTGATGGAGCGGCACTTAGGCATTCGCTCGCTTTCAGCTCTTGGAGGCATCGCGACCAAAGCACCGTGGTTTACGCTTTTCTTTGCCATTATGCTCTTTTGTACCGTGGGCATTCCTGGAACAAACGGTTTTGTAGCGGAGCTGTTGATCGTGTTGGGTATTTTTCATTATAATCCTTACCTTGGCGTGCTCTCCGCACTCACCGTTTTAGTCGCCGCAAGTTACATGTTTTGGGTCTTTCAAAAAGCGGTTTTGGTTAAGAGCGACAACGATGTCTCGAACATGAAAGACTTAACATTGTATGAGATTTTAGGCTTGCTTCCTTTAGCGGTGCTGATCATCGCGATGGGTGTTTACCCCGATCTTTTCTTGTATAAAATCGAGCCAACCTTGCAGCACTATCTCATCGATATTTTACATGTAGGAGTGAAGTGA
- a CDS encoding NADH-quinone oxidoreductase subunit N, translating into MLWTHLSYLLPLIIVAGGAVVLMLLSPVERFSMERFSLFTFLILLGALGADLFYFGELFTAFPMQELFSKMLIVDSYSVYFDALILSGALVTSLIGTHYFQAKRHFKKEVFSLFLFSVFGMMLLVHANELLTAFIALEIASLSLYVMIGFQKIHDKRVEASYQYLVLGSISGAFFLLGSALMYAGVGTTILGDIGKALDVQMGKDVSLIIIGATFILVTFLFKISAFPFQNWTIDVYDGSPLPVTAFMAATFKVAIFGFVLRLMLIDLDPIRDIWDTLFVVVILATLLYGTLLAIIQESLKRMLAASSIVHTGYLLIAFVSIGYAGESASSSIIFYLVAYFLSAMGAFGLISYIAADEHVRVTYEDFRGFAHVHPYMAAMLSVFMLSLAGIPSTIGFVGKFYIFTGAIEAGYTFLAVCGIIATFISIYYYFKLIALMYFYPACEKEGAMIPTLSGITPITIGVIAIAVIWGGIGNTFIAYFPGVDFLIDTARLSYMSLFIK; encoded by the coding sequence ATGCTTTGGACACACCTCAGTTATCTTTTGCCGCTTATCATTGTTGCAGGCGGGGCGGTTGTTTTGATGCTTCTCTCCCCCGTTGAGCGTTTTTCGATGGAGCGTTTTTCACTCTTTACCTTTTTGATTTTACTGGGAGCTTTGGGTGCCGATCTGTTCTACTTTGGGGAGCTTTTCACCGCTTTTCCGATGCAAGAGCTCTTCTCCAAGATGCTTATTGTTGACAGCTATTCGGTCTATTTTGACGCATTGATTTTGAGTGGTGCTCTGGTAACTTCCCTCATTGGAACGCACTATTTTCAAGCGAAACGTCACTTTAAAAAAGAGGTTTTCTCACTGTTTCTCTTCTCTGTTTTTGGCATGATGCTTTTGGTTCATGCGAATGAGCTTTTAACCGCGTTTATCGCGCTTGAGATCGCATCGCTTTCTCTTTACGTGATGATCGGCTTTCAAAAAATTCACGATAAACGGGTCGAAGCAAGCTACCAATACTTAGTGCTTGGCTCCATTTCAGGGGCATTTTTCCTTTTAGGTTCTGCGCTGATGTATGCAGGGGTTGGCACAACCATTTTGGGCGATATTGGAAAAGCGCTCGATGTACAGATGGGCAAAGATGTTTCGCTCATAATCATCGGTGCGACGTTTATCTTGGTGACGTTCTTGTTTAAAATCTCCGCATTTCCGTTTCAAAACTGGACGATTGACGTGTATGATGGCTCGCCTCTGCCCGTAACCGCGTTTATGGCGGCAACCTTTAAAGTCGCCATTTTTGGTTTTGTGCTTCGTTTGATGCTTATCGATCTTGACCCGATTCGCGACATTTGGGACACGCTTTTTGTCGTCGTGATTTTAGCGACCCTGCTGTATGGAACGCTCTTAGCGATCATTCAAGAGAGTCTTAAGCGCATGCTTGCCGCTTCAAGTATCGTTCACACGGGCTACCTACTCATCGCCTTTGTCTCCATTGGCTACGCAGGTGAGAGCGCATCTTCCTCCATTATCTTCTACCTCGTCGCCTATTTTCTCTCTGCGATGGGTGCGTTTGGACTCATCTCGTACATTGCCGCCGATGAGCATGTGCGTGTCACATACGAGGATTTTCGTGGCTTTGCGCACGTGCATCCGTATATGGCGGCAATGCTAAGTGTTTTTATGCTCTCGCTTGCAGGCATTCCAAGTACGATCGGATTTGTCGGTAAATTCTACATTTTCACAGGAGCGATTGAAGCGGGCTACACCTTTCTAGCCGTATGCGGCATCATCGCCACGTTTATCTCGATCTACTACTACTTCAAGCTCATAGCACTCATGTACTTTTACCCCGCGTGTGAGAAAGAAGGAGCCATGATCCCCACGCTCAGTGGCATTACGCCCATTACGATTGGTGTGATTGCAATTGCGGTCATCTGGGGAGGCATCGGCAATACCTTTATCGCCTATTTCCCAGGGGTTGATTTCTTGATTGATACCGCGAGACTTTCGTATATGTCGTTGTTTATTAAATAG
- a CDS encoding DUF4145 domain-containing protein has protein sequence MVDPVMTTNIPPHLDMPEEIQALYMEALSVIDLSPRASSALLRLALQNLMPLIGANTGKLDKDIAKLVAEGLQEEIQQALDYCRVIGNNAVHPNELNLDDTPEIAHAMFEMINFIVEEKIAKPKRVKALFEKLPTGAKEAIDKRDKKST, from the coding sequence ATGGTTGATCCAGTTATGACAACCAATATTCCTCCGCATCTAGATATGCCAGAAGAGATACAAGCTCTCTATATGGAAGCCTTAAGCGTTATCGATTTATCGCCAAGAGCTTCATCTGCGCTTCTAAGACTTGCACTTCAAAATTTAATGCCACTCATTGGTGCAAATACAGGAAAATTGGATAAAGATATTGCCAAACTCGTTGCCGAAGGGTTACAAGAAGAGATTCAACAAGCACTTGATTATTGTCGCGTCATTGGAAATAATGCAGTTCATCCCAATGAGTTAAATCTTGATGACACTCCTGAGATAGCGCATGCTATGTTTGAAATGATCAATTTTATTGTAGAAGAAAAAATTGCAAAGCCAAAACGTGTCAAAGCGCTTTTTGAAAAACTTCCAACGGGAGCAAAAGAGGCTATTGATAAAAGGGATAAAAAATCTACTTA